Proteins from a genomic interval of Paenibacillus sp. FSL H8-0048:
- a CDS encoding cache domain-containing sensor histidine kinase: protein MKTRKVKLKHQLWLFFCCSIVIFTVMEFYFFYNFSTLTQKRAVTYSNQMIEQTRRKIDSVFNDIRISTGFAVNSKLIQEFTIADDDYKRAFDSAPYALDLMEYMRSFNSYVNGIMINDLQGRRLSSEDSASGDIFYINLYDSFIRPYKNDPALRQKGKFTAILKDDRTGTEQFFYIAPIVESIGGVHFSQITGYCMVMVNMDKMQGLVANTELTENSTLSILNNRDEVVASTNSYARGNVIKDVLSMDKNHLLNGVKATIDGKEVLIQVKGLEQADGWRVVSMIPVQELTADMIPMRRVSIIVGIGIIVSMILTGSFFMSNLMRPLMGLVMDMKKVAGRDRGFRIKVRFTNEVGLLAQDINRMMDEMDEMTREMFNTQARLYESELSQKQAEFSALQSQINPHFLYNTLNCISSIGLEYGSREIAQITYCMSKIFRYSIKKDDLVQIREEVDCIQAYMKIILIRYENKFSLALDVEESLLGMQTPKMILQPIVENSVYHGLERMDQGGSLQITGSLDERGDVCFRITDTGRGMEPEELAALQSKLGLEQNGLALTGQSAQGIGLLNIHNRLRHLFGEGYGLTVDSRLGYGTTVNVKIPKLPGSSSTLPDK from the coding sequence ATGAAGACCCGCAAGGTGAAATTGAAGCATCAGCTATGGCTGTTCTTTTGCTGCTCCATTGTTATATTCACTGTGATGGAATTTTACTTCTTCTATAATTTCTCAACGCTTACTCAAAAGAGGGCGGTCACGTATAGCAACCAGATGATAGAGCAGACCCGCCGCAAAATTGATTCTGTATTCAATGATATCCGGATCAGTACCGGCTTCGCGGTCAACAGCAAGCTGATTCAGGAATTCACTATAGCCGATGATGATTACAAAAGGGCGTTCGACAGCGCTCCCTATGCTCTGGATCTGATGGAATATATGCGGTCCTTCAATTCCTATGTGAACGGCATCATGATCAATGACCTCCAGGGAAGACGGCTCTCCAGCGAGGATTCTGCAAGCGGCGATATTTTTTATATCAACCTGTATGACAGCTTTATCCGCCCGTACAAGAACGATCCTGCGCTTCGCCAGAAGGGGAAGTTCACTGCTATTCTGAAGGATGACCGGACAGGAACGGAACAATTCTTCTATATTGCTCCGATTGTGGAGTCCATCGGCGGTGTTCATTTCTCACAGATTACGGGCTACTGCATGGTGATGGTCAATATGGATAAAATGCAGGGGCTGGTCGCAAATACGGAATTAACGGAGAACTCCACCTTGTCCATCCTGAATAACCGGGACGAGGTGGTGGCCTCCACCAATTCCTATGCGCGGGGCAATGTGATCAAAGATGTGCTGTCTATGGATAAGAACCATTTGCTTAACGGGGTAAAGGCAACGATTGACGGCAAGGAGGTCCTCATTCAGGTGAAGGGGCTGGAGCAGGCTGACGGGTGGCGGGTGGTCAGTATGATCCCGGTGCAGGAACTCACTGCCGATATGATCCCCATGCGCAGGGTCAGCATTATTGTGGGGATTGGCATCATTGTCAGCATGATCCTAACCGGCAGCTTCTTCATGAGCAATCTGATGCGTCCCCTGATGGGGCTGGTCATGGATATGAAGAAGGTGGCCGGGCGGGACAGAGGCTTCCGGATCAAAGTCCGGTTCACCAACGAGGTAGGCCTGCTGGCCCAGGATATTAACCGGATGATGGATGAGATGGACGAAATGACCCGGGAGATGTTCAATACCCAGGCCAGACTATACGAATCCGAGCTGAGCCAGAAGCAGGCGGAGTTCTCTGCCCTGCAGAGCCAGATTAACCCCCATTTCCTCTATAATACGCTGAATTGTATCAGCAGCATCGGACTGGAGTACGGAAGCCGGGAGATTGCGCAAATTACGTACTGCATGTCCAAGATCTTCCGCTACAGCATCAAGAAGGATGATCTTGTGCAGATTCGTGAAGAGGTGGACTGCATCCAAGCTTACATGAAGATTATCCTGATCCGCTACGAGAATAAATTCTCGCTGGCACTTGACGTGGAGGAGAGCTTGCTGGGTATGCAGACCCCTAAGATGATTCTCCAGCCCATCGTGGAGAATTCGGTCTATCACGGGCTGGAGCGGATGGATCAGGGCGGAAGCCTTCAGATTACCGGGAGTCTGGATGAGCGCGGGGATGTGTGCTTCCGCATCACGGATACCGGCAGGGGGATGGAGCCGGAGGAACTGGCCGCCCTCCAGTCCAAGCTTGGCCTGGAGCAGAACGGGCTGGCCCTGACCGGCCAATCGGCACAGGGCATCGGGCTGCTGAATATCCATAACCGGCTGCGCCATCTGTTCGGAGAAGGCTACGGACTTACCGTTGACAGCCGGTTAGGCTATGGGACAACCGTGAACGTGAAGATTCCGAAGCTTCCGGGCAGCAGCAGCACGCTTCCGGACAAGTAG
- a CDS encoding response regulator → MYKVIIVDDESWAIRGISNAFDWEQYGFEISGQFTSASQAWEAIALQEPDLVVTDIRMPEISGLDLMKRAKAQGIDTEFVIISGYAEFEYAQEALRFGALDYFLKPLDVDMTDSFLAKLALHFSRRSAARNHLLLDALTSADEEEIKRCLPAGMSAGCCQVLAVHYEAERPKPAELLRLDGRPVHVLVVENGASTLLAVLITEQESELKGITDEWPAAAGSPDLPVVGISSIGSGLKQIGKLIKEAELAASRVFVDEASSTVHYNPKLPLVKPCIDELHSIVHGNQYDSIETYTLGLQEYFRLHQLGMSEVVYLWNQAVGLLTNAYSEELMDMELEFLNYAELKERFEDLESLCSFLHDVLTVIRQGNSRALQEGDILSCFNRMVAYIDRNYEQKLYLKELSVQFFINQVYCCQLFKKNLGKTFSEYVADLRIRKARGLLQQTDLSIESIAIQSGYLDYYYFNKVFKKHCGMTPAKFRKREAERSRRP, encoded by the coding sequence ATGTACAAGGTCATTATTGTAGATGATGAGTCGTGGGCGATTAGAGGGATCAGCAATGCCTTTGACTGGGAGCAGTATGGCTTTGAAATCTCGGGACAATTCACAAGTGCCTCCCAGGCGTGGGAAGCCATCGCCTTGCAGGAGCCGGATCTGGTGGTTACAGATATCCGGATGCCGGAGATTTCCGGGCTCGATCTGATGAAGCGTGCCAAAGCGCAGGGCATAGACACAGAATTCGTCATTATAAGCGGGTATGCGGAATTTGAATATGCCCAGGAAGCACTGCGCTTCGGGGCCTTGGATTATTTCCTGAAGCCGCTGGATGTGGATATGACCGATTCGTTCCTGGCGAAGCTCGCCCTGCACTTCTCCCGGCGAAGTGCGGCGCGCAATCACCTTCTGTTGGATGCGCTTACCTCGGCAGATGAAGAGGAGATCAAGCGCTGCCTTCCTGCCGGCATGAGTGCAGGCTGCTGTCAGGTGCTTGCTGTCCATTATGAGGCAGAGCGGCCGAAGCCGGCTGAACTGCTGAGACTGGACGGGCGGCCGGTTCATGTGCTGGTGGTAGAGAACGGAGCAAGCACCCTGCTGGCGGTTCTGATCACAGAGCAGGAGAGTGAGCTGAAAGGAATTACGGATGAATGGCCTGCGGCCGCGGGCAGCCCGGATCTTCCTGTTGTAGGGATCAGCAGCATCGGCAGCGGGCTTAAGCAGATCGGCAAGCTGATCAAGGAAGCTGAGCTGGCGGCCTCCCGGGTATTCGTGGATGAAGCTTCCAGCACGGTTCACTATAATCCCAAGCTGCCCTTGGTGAAGCCCTGTATAGATGAGCTGCATTCTATAGTTCATGGTAATCAATACGACAGCATTGAGACATACACCCTGGGCTTACAGGAATACTTCAGGCTTCATCAGCTGGGCATGAGCGAGGTTGTCTACCTATGGAATCAGGCTGTCGGACTTCTGACGAACGCTTATTCAGAGGAGCTCATGGACATGGAGCTTGAATTCCTGAATTATGCCGAGCTGAAGGAGCGGTTCGAGGACCTGGAGTCGCTGTGCAGCTTCCTGCATGACGTTCTTACCGTAATCCGGCAGGGGAACAGCCGCGCTTTGCAGGAAGGGGATATCCTCTCCTGCTTCAACCGGATGGTCGCCTATATTGACCGGAATTATGAGCAGAAGCTGTATCTGAAGGAGCTGTCGGTCCAATTTTTCATCAATCAGGTGTATTGCTGCCAATTGTTCAAGAAGAATCTGGGCAAAACCTTCTCTGAATATGTGGCTGACCTGAGGATCAGGAAAGCGCGCGGGCTTTTGCAGCAGACAGACCTGTCCATTGAGAGCATTGCCATCCAGTCCGGTTATTTAGATTACTATTACTTCAATAAGGTGTTCAAGAAGCACTGCGGGATGACGCCCGCCAAATTCAGGAAAAGGGAAGCCGAACGGAGCCGCAGGCCATGA
- a CDS encoding extracellular solute-binding protein, translating into MKGWYTVKTGIKKISAVLCSTVLLAGVAAGCGESDKESKETAAPESSSAAKSPSDPPAKLTVEVFDRGVQGQPDLNNNFWTKYVNEHFGKANNAIVEYVPVPRSQEVDKLNVLMAAGQAPDISFTYDGTLVTRFAKSDGLYTLDELLESHGQQLKAYLGENVLAYGKYNDKQVSIPGKRTLLAWNGMFIRKDWLDKLGMPLPTNRDELYNTLVAFRDKNPGNVNGVIPWATAAAGMNYTFGNLVQSFWGQMSEEEFVTTPNWLKPGNKDAYKWLNKLYNEKLISPDFALDKTTKQADADVTNGKVGFYAANWDYPMTQKIRVPLKQNSPDAHYVPVDTFKNAEGKYLKEVYNENGIFSFIPKSSKNAELAVKYLNWMADPEVMFFLQFGEEGVHHTLKDGIPQGIAQTGEKMQMSNLNMDYTMIVNGAELGDTEKNVKTYAAALASGDTQYEELAMESYKINTTDGYSSFYYGVPNEANIKYGKTLGDMNKQMIDRLIVAKAAEFDALYEKLVKEYMDAGGKAVQDENVKNYREVKANTK; encoded by the coding sequence ATGAAAGGGTGGTATACCGTGAAGACAGGCATCAAGAAAATATCGGCCGTTCTGTGCAGCACCGTGCTGCTGGCCGGCGTTGCAGCGGGCTGCGGCGAAAGTGACAAAGAGAGCAAAGAGACAGCCGCGCCGGAGTCGTCGAGTGCAGCAAAGTCCCCTTCTGATCCTCCTGCAAAGCTTACAGTGGAGGTGTTCGACAGAGGGGTTCAGGGCCAGCCGGATCTGAATAATAATTTCTGGACGAAATATGTGAATGAGCATTTCGGCAAGGCGAATAACGCCATTGTTGAATATGTACCGGTTCCCCGGTCCCAGGAGGTAGATAAGCTGAACGTATTAATGGCTGCAGGCCAGGCTCCGGACATCTCCTTCACCTATGACGGGACGCTGGTCACCCGCTTTGCCAAAAGCGACGGCCTCTACACGCTCGACGAGCTGCTGGAGAGCCACGGCCAGCAATTGAAGGCTTATCTTGGGGAGAATGTTCTCGCTTACGGCAAATATAACGACAAGCAGGTATCCATTCCGGGTAAGCGTACCCTGCTGGCCTGGAACGGGATGTTCATCCGTAAGGATTGGCTCGACAAGCTCGGGATGCCGCTTCCGACCAATAGAGATGAGTTATACAATACACTGGTAGCCTTCCGCGACAAGAATCCGGGCAATGTGAACGGCGTCATTCCTTGGGCAACGGCGGCAGCGGGCATGAACTACACCTTCGGCAACCTGGTTCAATCCTTCTGGGGACAGATGTCAGAGGAGGAATTCGTCACCACGCCAAACTGGCTGAAGCCGGGCAACAAGGATGCGTATAAATGGCTGAATAAGCTGTATAATGAGAAGCTGATCAGCCCCGATTTTGCCCTGGACAAAACCACCAAGCAGGCGGATGCAGATGTGACCAACGGCAAGGTCGGCTTCTATGCCGCCAACTGGGATTATCCGATGACCCAGAAAATCCGTGTTCCGCTGAAGCAAAACTCGCCGGATGCCCACTATGTTCCGGTGGATACCTTCAAGAATGCCGAAGGCAAATACCTCAAAGAGGTATATAATGAGAACGGGATCTTCTCCTTCATTCCCAAAAGCAGCAAAAATGCGGAGCTGGCGGTCAAATATCTGAACTGGATGGCGGACCCGGAGGTGATGTTCTTCCTGCAGTTTGGTGAAGAAGGCGTTCACCATACGCTGAAAGACGGCATCCCGCAAGGGATTGCACAGACCGGCGAGAAAATGCAGATGAGTAATTTGAACATGGACTATACGATGATTGTTAACGGCGCTGAGCTGGGCGACACCGAAAAGAACGTCAAAACCTATGCCGCAGCTCTGGCCTCCGGGGATACGCAGTATGAGGAGCTCGCGATGGAATCGTATAAAATTAATACTACAGACGGCTATTCCTCCTTCTATTACGGGGTGCCGAACGAAGCCAATATTAAGTACGGCAAGACGCTGGGCGATATGAACAAGCAGATGATTGACCGGCTGATCGTTGCCAAGGCGGCCGAGTTCGATGCCTTGTACGAAAAGCTCGTGAAGGAGTATATGGACGCCGGCGGTAAGGCGGTTCAGGATGAGAATGTGAAGAACTACAGGGAAGTCAAAGCAAATACCAAATAA
- a CDS encoding carbohydrate ABC transporter permease produces MVRAASTIRTRRIGRKKSVADIAIIVFIVALSFTCIVPFLYMIALSFSSNEAIISQKVSLWPVDFTVDTYKTILSDADMLYTLGYSIVLTIFYTVVCMFLTICAAYPLTKKRLWGRNFLLSALVFTMYFSGGLIPSYILIKNLGMMDTIWSLVLPGAMSVFNLIILKTFFSSLPESLEESASIDGCSDLGILLRIVLPLSLPSIATLSLFYAVDRWNGFQDALFYITKKELYPMQLKLYQIISANQQLDSQQGGEGSVGSFIVPESLKAASVMFTTIPILLIYPKLQKYFVDGVMTGAIKG; encoded by the coding sequence ATGGTGAGAGCGGCAAGCACGATACGAACCAGAAGGATTGGCCGGAAAAAAAGTGTAGCAGATATTGCGATTATAGTCTTTATTGTAGCTTTGTCGTTCACCTGCATTGTCCCGTTCTTATACATGATAGCGCTATCATTCAGCTCCAACGAAGCGATTATCTCGCAAAAGGTAAGCTTATGGCCGGTAGACTTCACTGTAGATACGTACAAGACGATTCTGAGCGATGCCGATATGCTGTATACGCTGGGCTATAGTATTGTCCTGACGATTTTTTACACCGTGGTGTGCATGTTCCTGACCATCTGTGCGGCGTATCCATTAACGAAAAAGCGGCTATGGGGGAGAAACTTCCTGCTGTCCGCGCTGGTCTTCACAATGTATTTCAGCGGCGGTCTGATTCCTTCCTATATCCTGATCAAGAACCTGGGGATGATGGACACGATATGGAGTCTGGTGCTGCCGGGCGCGATGAGTGTATTTAATCTGATTATCCTGAAAACCTTCTTCAGCTCTCTTCCCGAGAGTCTGGAGGAATCAGCGTCCATTGACGGGTGCTCGGATCTGGGGATTCTTCTGCGGATTGTGCTGCCTCTCTCGCTGCCATCGATTGCCACCTTAAGCCTCTTCTATGCTGTGGACCGGTGGAACGGATTCCAGGATGCCTTATTCTATATTACCAAAAAAGAGCTCTATCCCATGCAGCTCAAGCTCTACCAGATCATCTCAGCCAACCAGCAGCTCGACAGCCAGCAGGGCGGCGAGGGGAGTGTCGGCTCGTTCATTGTGCCGGAGTCGCTGAAGGCCGCAAGCGTCATGTTCACCACCATTCCGATTCTGCTGATCTATCCCAAGCTGCAGAAGTATTTCGTAGACGGTGTAATGACAGGCGCGATCAAGGGCTGA
- a CDS encoding ABC transporter permease produces the protein MKAVLNNQQDQVGLTRKHTFWLRIRRDALLYILLLLPLLYIAIFKYAPIYGLIMAFQDYNIFQGTSGSEWVGLDVFRFIFQQDSFYRALKNTLVLNVLDLVAGFPAPIILAILLNEVRLPRFKKLTQTILYLPHFMSWVIIGGIVYLMFSNSGMVNLFLDSLGLSKIEFLSQKTPWLVTYITVGVWQNIGWGTIIYLAAITGINKELYEASDMDGCSRLRKMWHITLPGIKSTINILLILQIGRMVSIGFDRPFVMGNSLVSEYSDVISTFVYRVGISSGDFSQATAVGLFQSVVGLTLLIGANYIAKKLGEDGIW, from the coding sequence ATGAAAGCGGTTTTAAACAATCAGCAAGATCAAGTCGGACTCACGCGAAAACACACCTTTTGGCTCAGGATCAGGAGAGATGCCTTACTCTACATCCTTTTGCTGCTGCCGCTCCTGTACATTGCCATTTTTAAATATGCCCCGATTTACGGCTTGATCATGGCATTTCAGGATTACAATATTTTTCAGGGGACGAGTGGAAGCGAATGGGTGGGACTGGATGTGTTCCGGTTTATTTTTCAGCAGGACAGCTTCTACCGTGCCCTCAAAAATACGCTGGTTCTGAATGTGCTGGATTTAGTGGCAGGCTTCCCGGCCCCGATTATCCTGGCGATTCTGCTTAACGAGGTCCGCTTGCCCCGGTTCAAGAAATTAACGCAGACGATTCTCTATCTGCCTCACTTCATGTCCTGGGTGATTATCGGCGGGATTGTCTATCTGATGTTCTCAAACAGCGGGATGGTTAATCTTTTTCTGGATAGCCTGGGCCTGTCAAAAATTGAATTCCTGTCGCAGAAGACCCCTTGGCTGGTCACGTATATTACGGTGGGGGTATGGCAGAACATCGGGTGGGGGACGATTATTTATCTCGCGGCGATTACCGGCATCAACAAGGAGCTGTATGAAGCGTCCGATATGGACGGCTGCAGCAGACTCCGCAAAATGTGGCATATTACACTGCCCGGCATTAAATCTACGATTAACATTCTGCTGATTCTTCAGATTGGCCGAATGGTATCGATCGGGTTCGACCGCCCGTTTGTAATGGGGAATTCACTGGTCAGCGAATATTCCGATGTCATCAGCACCTTCGTGTACAGAGTCGGTATCAGCTCGGGAGACTTCTCCCAGGCAACGGCCGTCGGGCTGTTCCAATCTGTGGTAGGTCTGACCCTGCTGATCGGTGCCAACTATATTGCGAAGAAATTGGGTGAGGATGGGATATGGTGA
- a CDS encoding Ger(x)C family spore germination protein, with amino-acid sequence MRGFRAMVMLLLSSMLLSGCWDRTEINDLAIVLATGVDYKDGQAQLTAQIFIPRKGSGGSESGGAGESASGVTMTRTAEGVNIAEALNRLQRKVARHMFWGHCEVIVISEEAGKKGLREYVDFFLRYPQFREHAYIFSSLDSAKDILALLDPLERSSSESLREMANMNLGTRVTLLELAQDIQGASGSAVLTRILIAPPEPNDGPNATTPSLKGLSLYKHGRYSLTVKEPVSLGVLLMLNELNNIVIPVSLEGEGGSFSILSKQITTMLKPSIVNGEWKMKIRIVASGEVVLNTTDANLTDPAKVKALKQAWLEKLKEFAGQALHMSQKEQQTDFYRFADSFRKQYPQEWKAKKDQWEAMYPGLKVEVSVKTSITGNGRSTGPQGIPEQSSD; translated from the coding sequence ATGCGGGGCTTCAGAGCCATGGTTATGCTTCTGCTAAGCAGCATGCTGCTTAGCGGATGCTGGGACCGGACGGAGATCAATGACTTGGCGATCGTGCTGGCTACCGGCGTGGATTACAAGGACGGCCAGGCGCAATTGACGGCCCAGATCTTCATTCCGCGAAAAGGAAGCGGCGGCTCGGAGAGCGGCGGGGCAGGCGAGAGCGCAAGCGGAGTCACCATGACCCGCACTGCTGAAGGCGTGAACATTGCGGAAGCCTTGAACCGGCTGCAGCGGAAGGTCGCCCGCCATATGTTCTGGGGCCACTGTGAGGTCATTGTGATCAGTGAAGAGGCAGGGAAAAAGGGATTACGTGAATATGTTGATTTCTTCCTCCGTTATCCTCAGTTCCGAGAACACGCGTATATCTTCTCCAGCCTGGATTCCGCCAAGGATATTCTTGCCCTGCTGGACCCGCTGGAGCGGAGCTCCTCCGAATCTCTCCGGGAAATGGCGAATATGAACCTTGGCACGCGTGTGACTCTGCTGGAATTGGCCCAAGACATTCAAGGAGCCAGCGGTTCGGCCGTCTTAACCCGTATTCTGATTGCTCCCCCGGAACCAAATGACGGTCCGAATGCGACAACGCCCTCACTTAAAGGGTTGAGTCTGTATAAGCACGGACGTTATTCCCTCACGGTAAAAGAGCCGGTTAGCCTGGGAGTATTGCTCATGCTCAACGAGCTGAATAATATTGTTATCCCTGTATCTCTGGAGGGTGAGGGAGGCTCCTTCTCGATTCTGTCTAAACAAATCACCACCATGCTGAAGCCTAGCATCGTCAACGGGGAATGGAAGATGAAGATCCGGATTGTGGCGAGCGGAGAGGTCGTTCTGAATACAACGGATGCCAATCTGACTGATCCGGCGAAGGTGAAGGCGCTGAAGCAGGCATGGCTGGAGAAGCTGAAGGAGTTCGCCGGTCAAGCCCTCCATATGTCACAAAAAGAGCAGCAGACCGACTTTTACAGATTCGCCGATTCCTTCCGCAAGCAATACCCGCAGGAGTGGAAGGCAAAGAAGGACCAGTGGGAGGCTATGTATCCCGGGTTGAAGGTTGAGGTATCTGTCAAGACGAGCATTACCGGCAACGGAAGATCAACCGGGCCTCAAGGCATACCGGAGCAATCGTCTGACTGA
- a CDS encoding GerAB/ArcD/ProY family transporter, whose amino-acid sequence MLTDKGKISVTQLAFLVFPSILATAILSVPGITMHYAGHDMWLSPILGSLIGVTVIGISLGLNRLYPGKTIMQSSLLIAGWLPGKLIGLGFLLFLPHLNGLVILEYGEFIVNNALPKTPLLVTMGTMVAVCAINVRRGIEIVSRTAQVFVTLVVVMLCLIFVLLIRELHPPELLPFMENGLVPVIKGSVAPSAWFSEYIVLAFLLPYVNNKKHLGRTMFASLAATTLAMTATNLFCLLLMGDLTDSFTFPVMIAARYITIADFLQHIEALIIAIWIFGIFVKISVFLYIFAASAAEWFGLDDYKPLVIPLAFVSMVFSYWVVTGAAGAAALVSASANIYTMMFLVALPAAIYGLALLKKGLKLLSKG is encoded by the coding sequence ATGTTGACTGACAAAGGGAAAATATCGGTTACCCAGCTGGCCTTTCTGGTCTTTCCCTCCATTCTCGCTACAGCTATTCTGTCTGTCCCCGGGATCACCATGCATTATGCGGGGCATGATATGTGGTTATCGCCCATCCTGGGCTCACTGATTGGAGTAACGGTCATAGGGATCTCGCTTGGCTTGAACCGGCTGTATCCCGGAAAGACCATTATGCAGTCCAGCCTGTTGATCGCGGGGTGGCTGCCGGGCAAGCTGATCGGACTGGGCTTTCTGCTTTTTTTGCCCCATTTGAACGGACTGGTTATTCTGGAATACGGCGAGTTCATTGTGAATAATGCACTTCCCAAGACGCCGCTGCTTGTCACTATGGGGACGATGGTTGCAGTCTGTGCGATTAATGTGAGGCGGGGCATTGAGATAGTCAGCCGGACCGCGCAGGTGTTCGTCACACTGGTGGTGGTGATGCTCTGCCTGATCTTTGTGCTCCTGATCCGTGAGCTTCATCCCCCCGAGCTGCTTCCGTTCATGGAGAACGGGCTGGTTCCCGTCATCAAAGGCTCGGTAGCCCCGTCGGCATGGTTCAGCGAATATATTGTGCTGGCCTTCCTGTTGCCATACGTCAACAATAAGAAACATCTGGGCCGGACGATGTTCGCCTCGCTGGCCGCAACGACACTGGCGATGACCGCGACGAATCTGTTCTGCCTGCTGCTGATGGGCGATTTAACAGACAGCTTTACTTTTCCGGTGATGATTGCTGCACGTTACATTACGATCGCCGATTTCCTGCAGCATATAGAGGCGCTAATTATTGCCATCTGGATCTTCGGGATCTTTGTCAAAATCTCTGTCTTTCTCTATATCTTCGCCGCCTCTGCAGCCGAATGGTTCGGGCTGGACGATTATAAGCCGCTGGTCATTCCGCTCGCCTTCGTAAGCATGGTGTTCTCTTACTGGGTAGTAACCGGCGCTGCGGGGGCGGCTGCGCTTGTCAGTGCTTCGGCTAACATATATACAATGATGTTCCTGGTGGCGCTTCCTGCCGCAATTTATGGACTGGCTCTGCTGAAGAAGGGCTTGAAGCTTCTAAGTAAAGGCTGA
- a CDS encoding spore germination protein yields MNTATEAEPETRLTPLLAENELFLRGVFDGCEDVVFHSFQTIHRTSALCVYCTGLCDTERLEQQLLVPLEQTGLAVEPAVEWSAEVPVASIHRIRTVEQAVTAILDGEAVLLLDGQASGKGYPLYKVPTRTPEEPAAESTVRGARDGFTEALATNQSLLRMRLKTPALKLHSCTIGEYSNTKVTLVYVEGIIQPGLVTEVNKRLSRLNIKDVLESQYIEQGIIDQPFSPFPQMIATERPDVVVSNLLEGRFALLIDGTPFSLIAPVNMFSMLQSPEDYYENIYMSIFVRWLRYIFYALSLLLPSAYVAITTFHQEMIPTVLLLSIARAREEIPFPALVEALIMEIAFEALREAGVRLPKQIGSAVSIVGALIIGQAATTAGIVSAPMIIIVAITGIASFMVPRYSASIATRLLRFPMMILAGTLGLIGVMLGIILVVIHLSSLRSFGRPYLSPAAPTFSKALKDVLWISQPRSK; encoded by the coding sequence ATGAATACCGCAACAGAAGCAGAACCGGAGACCCGGCTGACCCCGCTGCTGGCAGAGAATGAACTGTTTTTGCGCGGAGTTTTTGATGGCTGTGAGGATGTCGTGTTCCATTCGTTCCAGACAATTCATCGTACTTCCGCACTCTGTGTATACTGTACAGGATTATGTGATACGGAGCGGTTAGAGCAGCAATTGCTGGTACCGCTGGAGCAGACCGGCCTTGCAGTTGAACCGGCAGTGGAATGGTCTGCAGAGGTTCCGGTCGCCTCGATTCACCGGATTAGAACCGTAGAACAAGCCGTTACAGCGATTCTGGACGGTGAAGCTGTGCTTTTGCTGGACGGCCAGGCTTCGGGTAAAGGCTATCCGTTATACAAGGTCCCCACCCGGACCCCCGAAGAACCGGCGGCTGAATCCACTGTGCGCGGTGCCCGTGACGGCTTCACAGAAGCTCTGGCTACGAATCAGTCTCTATTGCGTATGCGGCTTAAGACGCCAGCACTGAAGCTGCACTCTTGCACTATTGGAGAGTACAGTAATACGAAGGTCACCCTCGTGTATGTGGAAGGCATTATCCAGCCGGGACTGGTCACTGAAGTCAACAAACGGCTAAGCCGGCTGAATATTAAGGATGTGCTGGAGAGCCAGTATATTGAACAGGGCATCATTGACCAGCCTTTTTCGCCGTTTCCGCAGATGATTGCCACGGAGCGCCCGGATGTGGTGGTCTCCAATTTGCTGGAGGGCCGGTTTGCACTGCTGATTGACGGGACGCCCTTCAGTCTGATTGCCCCGGTCAACATGTTCTCCATGCTCCAATCCCCGGAGGATTACTACGAGAATATTTACATGAGTATTTTTGTCCGCTGGCTCCGGTATATCTTCTATGCCTTGTCGCTCCTGCTCCCCTCAGCTTACGTAGCTATCACCACCTTCCATCAGGAGATGATCCCGACCGTGCTGCTGCTGAGCATCGCGCGGGCGAGAGAGGAGATTCCTTTTCCGGCTCTGGTGGAAGCGCTCATTATGGAAATCGCATTCGAGGCGCTGCGGGAGGCCGGCGTCCGGCTGCCAAAGCAGATAGGTTCCGCCGTAAGTATCGTGGGTGCATTAATTATAGGCCAGGCTGCGACCACTGCGGGAATTGTCTCTGCTCCGATGATCATTATTGTAGCGATCACGGGTATTGCTTCCTTCATGGTTCCGCGTTATTCAGCCAGTATCGCAACCCGGCTGCTGCGCTTCCCTATGATGATTCTGGCAGGCACGCTGGGGCTGATCGGCGTTATGCTCGGCATCATCCTGGTGGTGATTCATCTCAGCAGTCTGCGTTCGTTCGGCAGGCCCTATCTGTCACCGGCAGCTCCGACGTTCAGCAAGGCCTTGAAGGATGTGTTGTGGATCTCCCAGCCACGGAGCAAATGA